The following coding sequences are from one Thiohalospira halophila DSM 15071 window:
- a CDS encoding integrase core domain-containing protein, producing ALFRTAKYRPTYPPDGFADLEAARQWVLDFVTWYNQEHRHSAIRYVTPAERHRGRDEGLLARRQHRYQQARAAKPERWGSRPIRDWTPIGAVHLNPEPVVEAA from the coding sequence GGCGCTGTTCCGGACGGCGAAGTACCGGCCGACCTATCCGCCGGACGGCTTTGCCGACCTGGAGGCCGCCCGACAGTGGGTCCTGGACTTCGTGACCTGGTACAACCAGGAGCACCGGCACAGCGCCATCCGGTACGTCACGCCGGCCGAGCGGCATCGGGGCCGGGATGAAGGCCTCCTGGCGCGCCGGCAGCACCGCTATCAGCAGGCCAGGGCCGCAAAGCCGGAGCGCTGGGGCAGCCGACCGATACGCGACTGGACCCCCATCGGGGCGGTCCATTTGAACCCAGAGCCGGTAGTAGAGGCCGCATGA